From Phaenicophaeus curvirostris isolate KB17595 unplaced genomic scaffold, BPBGC_Pcur_1.0 scaffold_69, whole genome shotgun sequence, one genomic window encodes:
- the LOC138734288 gene encoding ATP-dependent RNA helicase DDX25-like isoform X1: protein MAAERGGWWERPQHRRGWREEPEEEEEEQRREHPAESSLLNKLIRMSLVESSQKVEILQQDPSSPLCSIKSFEQLPLKEELLQGIYMAGFNRPSKIQEQALPIMLAYPPQNLIAQSQSGTGKTAAFVLAMLSRVSAAEKYPQFSPSKCLCLAPTYELALQTGNVVETIGKFCADIKVAYAVQGNRVPQGVALEEQIVIGTPGTMLDWCFKRGLVDVKKIKVFVLDEADIMIDMQGLSCQSIRIQKALPKDCQMLLFSATFKEAVRAFAMRIVSNAIVIKLREDELTLSNIRQYFFICESQEEKYRALCNIYGCVTIGQAVVFCQTRRSASWLAAEMSQDGHQVAMLTAELTVPQRANIIQRFREGKEKVLIVTNVCARGIDVQQVTIVVNFSLPTSRRRNEPDFETYLHRIGRTGRFGKKGIAFSMVESCNVGLVHKIEEYFQTKIKELDPDDMDELERLEN from the exons ATGGCGGCGGAGCGAGGCGGGTGGTGGGAG CGCCCCCAGCACCGGCGGGGATGGCGGGAGGagccggaggaggaggaggaggagcagaggagag AGCACCCGGCAGAATCCTCCCTGCTGAACAAGCTGATCCGTATGTCCCTGGTGGAGTCGAGTCAGAAAGTGGAGATCCTGCAGCAGGACCCCAGCTCCCCGCTCTGTTCCATCAAATCCTTTGAGCAGCTGCCCCT GAAGGAGGAGCTTTTGCAGGGGATTTACATGGCAGGCTTCAACCGGCCATCCAAGATCCAGGAGCAGGCTCTGCCCATCATGCTGGCGTATCC GCCCCAAAATCTGATTGCCCAGAGCCAGTCAGGGACagggaaaacagcagcttttgtCTTGGCCATGTTGAGCAGAGTTAGTGCCGCCGAGAAATACCCGCAG TTCTCTCCCTCAAAGTGCCTCTGCTTGGCTCCCACCTACGAGCTGGCCCTGCAGACTGGGAATGTGGTTGAGACCATCGGGAAGTTCTGCGCCGACATCAAGGTTGCCTATGCTGTCCAAGGAAACAGAG TTCCTCAGGGCGTGGCGCTGGAGGAGCAAATCGTCATCGGGACGCCAGGGACAATGCTGGACTGGTGTTTCAAACGTGGCCTCGTAGACGTGAAGAAGATCAAGGTGTTCGTGCTGGATGAAGCTGACATCATGATCGACATGCAGGGCCTCTCCTGCCAGAGCATTCGCATTCAGAA GGCTCTCCCCAAGGACTGCCAGATGTTGCTGTTTTCCGCCACCTTCAAGGAAGCCGTGCGAGCGTTCGCCATGCGGATTGTATCCAATGCCATCGTGATAAAGCTGCGTGAGGATGAGCTTACCCTGAGCAACATCAGGCAGTACTTCTTTATATGCGAGAGCCAGGAGGAGAAGTACAGAGCCCTCTGCAACATCTACGGCTGCGTCACCATCGGCCAGGCTGTTGTCTTCTGCCAG ACTCGGAGGAGTGCGAGCTGGCTGGCGGCGGAGATGAGCCAGGACGGGCACCAAGTGGCGATGCTGACAGCGGAGCTGACGGTGCCGCAGCGGGCCAACATCATCCAGCGCTTCCgcgaaggaaaggagaaggtcCTCATTGTCACCAATGTCTGCGCCAGAG GGATCGATGTGCAGCAAGTCACCATCGTGGTGAACTTCAGCCTCCCCACCTCTCGGAGAAGAAACGAGCCAGATTTTGAGACCTATCTCCACCGCATCGGGCGAACTGGACGCTTTGGGAAGAAGGGCATCGCCTTCAGCATGGTGGAAAGCTGTAACGTGGGGCTTGTGCACAAGATAGAGGAGTATTTCC AGACCAAGATCAAGGAGCTGGACCCAGATGACATGGATGAGCTCGAGAGGCTGGAAAACTGA
- the LOC138734288 gene encoding ATP-dependent RNA helicase DDX25-like isoform X2, whose amino-acid sequence MAAERGGWWERPQHRRGWREEPEEEEEEQRREHPAESSLLNKLIRMSLVESSQKVEILQQDPSSPLCSIKSFEQLPLKEELLQGIYMAGFNRPSKIQEQALPIMLAYPPQNLIAQSQSGTGKTAAFVLAMLSRVSAAEKYPQCLCLAPTYELALQTGNVVETIGKFCADIKVAYAVQGNRVPQGVALEEQIVIGTPGTMLDWCFKRGLVDVKKIKVFVLDEADIMIDMQGLSCQSIRIQKALPKDCQMLLFSATFKEAVRAFAMRIVSNAIVIKLREDELTLSNIRQYFFICESQEEKYRALCNIYGCVTIGQAVVFCQTRRSASWLAAEMSQDGHQVAMLTAELTVPQRANIIQRFREGKEKVLIVTNVCARGIDVQQVTIVVNFSLPTSRRRNEPDFETYLHRIGRTGRFGKKGIAFSMVESCNVGLVHKIEEYFQTKIKELDPDDMDELERLEN is encoded by the exons ATGGCGGCGGAGCGAGGCGGGTGGTGGGAG CGCCCCCAGCACCGGCGGGGATGGCGGGAGGagccggaggaggaggaggaggagcagaggagag AGCACCCGGCAGAATCCTCCCTGCTGAACAAGCTGATCCGTATGTCCCTGGTGGAGTCGAGTCAGAAAGTGGAGATCCTGCAGCAGGACCCCAGCTCCCCGCTCTGTTCCATCAAATCCTTTGAGCAGCTGCCCCT GAAGGAGGAGCTTTTGCAGGGGATTTACATGGCAGGCTTCAACCGGCCATCCAAGATCCAGGAGCAGGCTCTGCCCATCATGCTGGCGTATCC GCCCCAAAATCTGATTGCCCAGAGCCAGTCAGGGACagggaaaacagcagcttttgtCTTGGCCATGTTGAGCAGAGTTAGTGCCGCCGAGAAATACCCGCAG TGCCTCTGCTTGGCTCCCACCTACGAGCTGGCCCTGCAGACTGGGAATGTGGTTGAGACCATCGGGAAGTTCTGCGCCGACATCAAGGTTGCCTATGCTGTCCAAGGAAACAGAG TTCCTCAGGGCGTGGCGCTGGAGGAGCAAATCGTCATCGGGACGCCAGGGACAATGCTGGACTGGTGTTTCAAACGTGGCCTCGTAGACGTGAAGAAGATCAAGGTGTTCGTGCTGGATGAAGCTGACATCATGATCGACATGCAGGGCCTCTCCTGCCAGAGCATTCGCATTCAGAA GGCTCTCCCCAAGGACTGCCAGATGTTGCTGTTTTCCGCCACCTTCAAGGAAGCCGTGCGAGCGTTCGCCATGCGGATTGTATCCAATGCCATCGTGATAAAGCTGCGTGAGGATGAGCTTACCCTGAGCAACATCAGGCAGTACTTCTTTATATGCGAGAGCCAGGAGGAGAAGTACAGAGCCCTCTGCAACATCTACGGCTGCGTCACCATCGGCCAGGCTGTTGTCTTCTGCCAG ACTCGGAGGAGTGCGAGCTGGCTGGCGGCGGAGATGAGCCAGGACGGGCACCAAGTGGCGATGCTGACAGCGGAGCTGACGGTGCCGCAGCGGGCCAACATCATCCAGCGCTTCCgcgaaggaaaggagaaggtcCTCATTGTCACCAATGTCTGCGCCAGAG GGATCGATGTGCAGCAAGTCACCATCGTGGTGAACTTCAGCCTCCCCACCTCTCGGAGAAGAAACGAGCCAGATTTTGAGACCTATCTCCACCGCATCGGGCGAACTGGACGCTTTGGGAAGAAGGGCATCGCCTTCAGCATGGTGGAAAGCTGTAACGTGGGGCTTGTGCACAAGATAGAGGAGTATTTCC AGACCAAGATCAAGGAGCTGGACCCAGATGACATGGATGAGCTCGAGAGGCTGGAAAACTGA
- the LOC138734288 gene encoding ATP-dependent RNA helicase DDX25-like isoform X3, which yields MSLVESSQKVEILQQDPSSPLCSIKSFEQLPLKEELLQGIYMAGFNRPSKIQEQALPIMLAYPPQNLIAQSQSGTGKTAAFVLAMLSRVSAAEKYPQFSPSKCLCLAPTYELALQTGNVVETIGKFCADIKVAYAVQGNRVPQGVALEEQIVIGTPGTMLDWCFKRGLVDVKKIKVFVLDEADIMIDMQGLSCQSIRIQKALPKDCQMLLFSATFKEAVRAFAMRIVSNAIVIKLREDELTLSNIRQYFFICESQEEKYRALCNIYGCVTIGQAVVFCQTRRSASWLAAEMSQDGHQVAMLTAELTVPQRANIIQRFREGKEKVLIVTNVCARGIDVQQVTIVVNFSLPTSRRRNEPDFETYLHRIGRTGRFGKKGIAFSMVESCNVGLVHKIEEYFQTKIKELDPDDMDELERLEN from the exons ATGTCCCTGGTGGAGTCGAGTCAGAAAGTGGAGATCCTGCAGCAGGACCCCAGCTCCCCGCTCTGTTCCATCAAATCCTTTGAGCAGCTGCCCCT GAAGGAGGAGCTTTTGCAGGGGATTTACATGGCAGGCTTCAACCGGCCATCCAAGATCCAGGAGCAGGCTCTGCCCATCATGCTGGCGTATCC GCCCCAAAATCTGATTGCCCAGAGCCAGTCAGGGACagggaaaacagcagcttttgtCTTGGCCATGTTGAGCAGAGTTAGTGCCGCCGAGAAATACCCGCAG TTCTCTCCCTCAAAGTGCCTCTGCTTGGCTCCCACCTACGAGCTGGCCCTGCAGACTGGGAATGTGGTTGAGACCATCGGGAAGTTCTGCGCCGACATCAAGGTTGCCTATGCTGTCCAAGGAAACAGAG TTCCTCAGGGCGTGGCGCTGGAGGAGCAAATCGTCATCGGGACGCCAGGGACAATGCTGGACTGGTGTTTCAAACGTGGCCTCGTAGACGTGAAGAAGATCAAGGTGTTCGTGCTGGATGAAGCTGACATCATGATCGACATGCAGGGCCTCTCCTGCCAGAGCATTCGCATTCAGAA GGCTCTCCCCAAGGACTGCCAGATGTTGCTGTTTTCCGCCACCTTCAAGGAAGCCGTGCGAGCGTTCGCCATGCGGATTGTATCCAATGCCATCGTGATAAAGCTGCGTGAGGATGAGCTTACCCTGAGCAACATCAGGCAGTACTTCTTTATATGCGAGAGCCAGGAGGAGAAGTACAGAGCCCTCTGCAACATCTACGGCTGCGTCACCATCGGCCAGGCTGTTGTCTTCTGCCAG ACTCGGAGGAGTGCGAGCTGGCTGGCGGCGGAGATGAGCCAGGACGGGCACCAAGTGGCGATGCTGACAGCGGAGCTGACGGTGCCGCAGCGGGCCAACATCATCCAGCGCTTCCgcgaaggaaaggagaaggtcCTCATTGTCACCAATGTCTGCGCCAGAG GGATCGATGTGCAGCAAGTCACCATCGTGGTGAACTTCAGCCTCCCCACCTCTCGGAGAAGAAACGAGCCAGATTTTGAGACCTATCTCCACCGCATCGGGCGAACTGGACGCTTTGGGAAGAAGGGCATCGCCTTCAGCATGGTGGAAAGCTGTAACGTGGGGCTTGTGCACAAGATAGAGGAGTATTTCC AGACCAAGATCAAGGAGCTGGACCCAGATGACATGGATGAGCTCGAGAGGCTGGAAAACTGA